Proteins co-encoded in one Cupriavidus nantongensis genomic window:
- a CDS encoding Zn-dependent hydrolase, with translation MTQTSASLGDTILAHADELARFSDMEGGLTCAYLTPAHRAAQALLAQWMEAAGMQVRIDAIGNVIGRYAADPAVGDARVLLTGSHFDTVRNGGRYDGRLGILLPIAVIGALNQAGIRLPYHVDVVAFAEEEGLRFKTSFLASSVLAGRFDAALLERQDADGITLREALAASGLPGAGALQALRDAALDPASLLGFVEVHIEQGPVLLHHGLPLGVVTQIAGSSRFSVRVEGLASHAGTTPMSMRRDAAAGAAEMILLVEQRCAAAPTLVGTVGQVQVPNGSSNVIPAACTFSMDIRAGEDAIREAAIADIVAGIAQIAERRGLSAQVERVPPVNNAPCARWLMDQFGAVLKKRGLQAFELPSGAGHDAMMMQRVTDVAMLFVRCGNGGISHNPLETITAEDAQLAAEVFVDFLRHFQPRG, from the coding sequence ATGACGCAGACCTCCGCCTCCCTCGGCGACACCATCCTCGCCCATGCCGACGAACTCGCCCGTTTCTCCGACATGGAGGGCGGCCTGACCTGCGCCTACCTGACGCCCGCCCACCGCGCCGCGCAGGCCCTGCTGGCGCAGTGGATGGAAGCCGCCGGCATGCAGGTGCGCATCGATGCCATCGGCAATGTGATCGGCCGCTATGCCGCCGATCCGGCGGTCGGCGACGCGCGCGTGCTGCTGACCGGCTCGCATTTCGACACCGTGCGCAATGGCGGACGCTATGACGGCCGGCTTGGCATCCTGCTGCCGATCGCCGTGATCGGCGCGCTCAACCAGGCCGGCATCCGCCTGCCGTATCACGTCGACGTGGTGGCCTTCGCCGAGGAAGAAGGCCTGCGCTTCAAGACCAGCTTCCTGGCCAGCAGCGTGCTGGCCGGCCGCTTCGACGCCGCGCTGCTCGAACGCCAGGACGCCGACGGCATCACCCTGCGCGAAGCGCTGGCAGCGTCCGGCCTGCCCGGCGCCGGCGCGCTGCAGGCGCTGCGCGACGCGGCGCTCGATCCGGCGTCATTGCTGGGCTTTGTCGAAGTGCATATCGAACAGGGTCCGGTGCTGCTGCACCATGGCCTGCCGCTGGGCGTGGTCACGCAGATCGCCGGCAGCAGCCGTTTCTCGGTACGCGTCGAAGGCCTGGCCAGCCACGCCGGCACCACGCCGATGAGCATGCGCCGCGACGCCGCGGCGGGCGCGGCCGAGATGATCCTGCTGGTGGAGCAGCGCTGCGCGGCAGCGCCGACGCTGGTCGGCACCGTGGGCCAGGTGCAGGTGCCGAATGGCTCGAGCAATGTCATCCCCGCGGCATGCACCTTCTCGATGGACATTCGTGCCGGCGAGGACGCGATCCGCGAAGCCGCTATCGCCGACATCGTCGCCGGCATCGCGCAGATTGCCGAACGCCGCGGCCTGAGCGCGCAGGTGGAACGCGTGCCGCCGGTCAACAACGCGCCGTGCGCGCGCTGGCTGATGGATCAGTTCGGGGCGGTACTGAAGAAGCGCGGGCTGCAGGCGTTCGAGCTGCCGTCCGGGGCCGGCCATGATGCCATGATGATGCAGCGTGTCACCGACGTGGCGATGCTGTTCGTGCGCTGCGGCAACGGCGGCATCAGCCACAACCCGCTGGAGACCATCACCGCGGAAGATGCGCAGCTGGCCGCAGAGGTCTTCGTCGATTTCCTGCGCCACTTCCAGCCGCGCGGCTAG